GCGCGGGTCGTAGTTCTTGTACACGCGGTGGCCGAAGCCCATCAGGCGCACGCCGGAGTTCTTGTCCTTGACCTTGCTGACGAACTCGCCGATCTTGGCCACGCCGCCCATCTGCTGGATGTCCTCCAGCATGTTCAGCGCCGCCTCGTTGGCGCCGCCGTGGGCCGGGCCCCACAGGCAGGCCACGCCGGCCGCGATGGCGGCGAACGGGTTGGTGCCCGAACTGCCGCACAGGCGCACGGTGGACGTCGAGGCGTTCTGCTCGTGGTCGGCGTGCAGGATGAAGATGCGGTCCATTGCGCGCACCAGCACCTCGTTCGGTTCGTACTCGGCGCAGGGCGTGGCGAACATCATGCGCATGAAGTTCGCGGTGTAGCTCAGGTCGTTCTTCGGGTACATGTACGGCTGGCCGGCGCTGTACTTGTAGGCCATGGCGACCAGCGTGGGCATCTTGGCGATCAGGCGGATCGCCGAGATCTCCCGGTGCTGCGGATTGTTGATGTCGGTGCTGTCGTGATAGAAGGCCGACAGCGCGCCGACCAGGCCGGTCATCACCGCCATCGGGTGCGCGTCGCGCCGGAAGCCGCGCAGGAAGAACTGCATCTGCTCGTGCGCCATCGTGTGGTTGGTCACGCGCGAGACGAAATCCTTCTTCTGCTGCTCGTTGGGCAGCTCGCCGTACAGCAGCAGGTAGCAGGTCTCCAGGAAGTCGCACTGGGTGGCCAGTTGCTCGATCGGGTAGCCGCGGTACAGCAGCTCGCCCTTGTCGCCGTCGATGTAGGTGATGGTCGACTGGCACGACGCCGTCGACATGAACCCCGGGTCGTAGGTGAACATGCCGGTCTGCGCGTACAGCTTGCGGATGTCGATCACCTGCGGGCCGATGCTGCCCTGGTACACGGGCAACTCGACGCTCGGACTGCCGTTGCTGAACGACAGGGTGGCTTTGTTGTCGGCGGCTTTCATCTCGGTTTCCTTCAAGTCAAATCGTTCGCGGCGGGGCTGGCGCGCGCAGCAGCTCCAGCAACCCGCGCACCTCGCTGCGGTCGAGCTCGCCGGCGGGCTCGCGCCGGCGCAGCAGCAGGTCCATCAATTCATTGTCCGACAGCTGCATCAGTTCCTCCAGCACCGCGCCCTGGCCGGGCGTGAGCCGGTTGCCGTGGCGGGCGAAGAAGCGCTCGAGCAGCAGGTCGTTCTCCAGCATGCCGCGGCGGCAGCGCCAGCGCAGCTTGCCGACCGCGTGTTCGTCGAGCAGGGCTTCGCCCATGGCGGCCTCAGACGGCCCGGCGGACCATCAGCTCCTTGATTTTGCCGATGGCCTGCGCCGGGTTCAGCCCCTTGGGGCAGACGTCCGTGCAGTTCATGATGGTGCGGCAGCGGAACAGGCGGTAGGGGTCTTCCAGGTTGTCGAGCCGCTCGCTGGTGGCCTGGTCGCGGCTGTCGGCCAGGAACCGGTAGGCCTGCAGCAGGCCGGCCGGGCCGACGAACTTGTCCGGGTTCCACCAGAAGCTGGGGCAGGCGGTGGAGCAGCTGGCGCACAGGATGCACTCGTACAGGCCGTCGAGCTCCTCGCGCTCCGTCGGCGACTGCAGCCGCTCCTTCTCGGGCGGGATGCTGTCGTTGATCAGGTACGGCTTGATCGAGTGGTACTGCTTGAAGAAGTCGGTCATGTCCACGATCAGGTCGCGGACCACCGGCAGGCCCGGCAGCGGCTTCAGGACGATCGGGTCCTTCAGCGTGCGCATGTTGGTCAGGCAGGCCAGCCCGTTCTTGCCGTTGATGTTCATGGCGTCCGAGCCGCACACGCCCTCGCGGCAGGAGCGCCGGAACGACAGGGTGGGGTCCTGCGCTTTGAGCTTCATCAGTGCGTCCAGCAGCATGCGCTCGTTGCCGTCCAGCTCGATCTCCACCGTCTGCATGTACGGCTTGGCGTCCTTGTCGGGGTCGTAGCGATAGATCTGGAAGGTGCGTTTCTGCATGTTGGATCCGAAGTGAGTCTGCGGGCTTTGGCGCCGCGCGGGTAGTACGTGGGATTACGGGTGCTTCAGAAGGTACGGACCTTCGGGGGAACCGACTCCACGGTCAGCGGCTTCAGGTTCACCGGCTTGTAGCTCAGGCTGTTGCTGGCGCTGTGCCACAGCGTGTGCTTCATCCAGTTGGCGTCGTCGCGGCCGAGCGGCGCCTGCGGGTCGTCGGCCGGCCGCTCGTAGTCGCTGACCGTGTGGGCGCCGCGGCATTCCTTGCGCGCGGCCGCCGACACCATGGTGGCCTGGGCGCACTCGATCAGGTTCTCCACCTCCAGCGCCTCGACGCGGGCAGTGTTGAAGACCATCGAGTTGTCCTTCAGCGCGATGGCCTTGACGCGTTCGCGCAGCTCGGCGATGCGCACCACGCCCTCGTCCATGCTGGCCTGGGTGCGGAACACGCCGGCGTGCTTCTGCATGGAAGCGCGCATGTCGTTGGCCACGTCCTGCGCGTATTCGCCCGACTTGGCCGCATCCAGGCGCGCCAGGCGCGCCAGCGTGCGATCGGCGGCATCGGCGGGCAGCGGCTTGTGAGCCCTGCCATGGCGGAGGGATTCGACGATGTGGTCGCCGGCGGCGCGGCCGAACACCAGCAGGTCCAGCAGCGAGTTGGTGCCCAGCCGGTTGGCGCCGTGCACGCTGACGCAGGAGCACTCGCCCACCGCGTACAGGCCGTTGACCACCTGGTTGTGCACGCCGCCTTCCTGGACCACCACCTGGCCGTGGATGTTGGTGGGAACGCCGCCCATCTGGTAGTGGATGGTCGGCACCACCGGGATCGGCTCGCGGGTGATGTCCACGTTGGCGAAGTTGACGCCGATCTCGTAGACCGAGGGCAGGCGCTTGTGGATGGTGTCGGCGCCCAGGTGGTCGAGCTTGAGCAGCACGTAGTCCTTGTTCGGGCCGCAGCCTCGGCCTTCCTTGATCTCCTGGTCCATCGAGCGGGAGACGAAGTCGCGCGGCGCCAGGTCCTTCAGCGTGGGCGCGTAGCGCTCCATGAAGCGCTCGCCATTGCTGTTGAGCAGGATGGCGCCTTCGCCGCGGCAGCCCTCGGTCAGCAGCACGCCGGCGCCGGCCACGCCGGTCGGGTGGAACTGCCAGAACTCCATGTCCTGCAGCGGGATGCCGGCGCGCGCCGCCATGCCCATGCCGTCGCCGGTGTTGATGAAGGCATTGGTCGAGGCCGCGAAGATGCGGCCGGCGCCGCCGGTGGCCAGCAGCGTGGTGCGGGCTTCCAGGATGTGCAGGTCGCCGGTTTCCATCTCCAGCGCGGTGACGCCGACCACGTCGCCCTCGGCGTCGCGGATCAGGTCGAGCGCCATCCACTCGACGAAGAAGCTGGTGCGGGCCTTGACGTTCTGCTGGTACAGCGTGTGCAGCATGGCGTGCCCGGTGCGGTCGGCCGCGGCGCAGGCGCGCTGCACGGGCTTTTCGCCGTAGTTGGCGGTGTGGCCGCCGAACGGGCGCTGGTAGATCGTGCCGTCGGGGTTGCGGTCGAACGGCATGCCCATGTGCTCGAGGTCATAGACGACCTTCGGCGCCTCGCGGCACATGAACTCGATCGCGTCCTGGTCGCCGAGCCAGTCGCCGCCCTTGACCGTGTCGTAGAAGTGGTAGTGCCAGTTGTCCTCGGACATGTTGCCCAGCGAGGCGCCGATGCCGCCCTGGGCGGCCACCGTGTGCGACCGGGTGGGGAAGACCTTGGACAGCACGGCCACGTTGAGGCCGGCGCGCGCCAGCTGCAACGAAGCGCGCATGCCGGAGCCGCCCGCCCCGACGATCACGACGTCGAAGCGCCGGCGGGTGATGTTCTTGCTGCTGTATGCCACTTGCTCAAATCCTCCAGAGCACTTGCATGGCCCAGCCGGCACAGCCGATGAGCCAAACGATCACGAACACCTGCAGGACCAGGCGCAGCCCCACCGGCTTGATGTAGTCCATCACCACGTCGCGCATGCCGACCCAGGCGTGCCAGGCCAGCGCGACGATCACGGCGAAGGTCAGCACCTTCATCCACTGGCTGGCGAAGATGCCGGCCCAGCTGTCGTAGCCGATGGGGCCGCTGCTGAACAGCACTTGCGCCAGCACGATGACCGTGAAGATCGCCATCAGGACGGCGGTGATGCGCTGGCTGAGCCAGTCGCGCAGGCCGTAATGCGCACCGGTGACGCTGCGGCGGGATCCGTAGTTGACTGCCATGGTTTGTCTTCTTTCGCGAATCAGTACACGCCGTACAGCTTGAGGCCCAGCACGACCGTGAGGACCACGGCCAGCACCAGCGTGACCTTGGCCGAGAAGCCGCCGCGCTGCTTGGTGACCGCGTCGTGGCTGATGTCCATCCAGACGTGGCGGACGCCGGCGATGAAGTGGTGCAGGTAGGACCAGATCAGGCCCAGGGCAACCAGCTTGACGAACCAGCCCGGCACGAAGCCGATGCCACTGCTGAAGGCGGCCGTGAAGCGGGCAAACGAAAGTTCCGATGACACCGAGGTGTCGAACATCCAGATGATGAAGGGCAGCAGCACGAACATCAGCGCGCCGCTGATGCGGTGCAGGATGGACACGCGACCGGGCGCCGGCAGGCGGTAGGTGGTCAGGTCCCTGAATGCGTTGATGTTCCGGAATTCCGGGCGCGGCTTCTGGGCAACGGACATGGGGGATTGGCTTTCTCGAAGGTGTTGCGCGTGCCGCCACGAGGGCGGACAACCCAAAATTCTATTTCAACGCAACAACCGGACACGAATGCTGCGGATACTCAAGCATCGCGCAGTCCGCCTGGCGGCGTCGACGTACGTGCACTTGGCCCCGTGAGGCGGCGGTCAATTCAGCTCGTTGCGGTAGTGCCGGCTGTCGGTGCGGTACAGCCCGCGGCGCAGTTCCATCGGCACGTCGTTGTAGGTGTAGGCGATGCGCTCCACGCTCAGCAGCGGCGTGCCGCGCGGCACCCGCAGCAGCTGCGCCTGCTGGTCGTCGGCGGCCACGGCACGCAGCTTCTCCTCGGCGCGCACCATGCGCACGCCGAATTCCAGCTCGAACATGGCGTAGGTCGCGCCCTGGTAGCCGGCCATCTGCTCGGCGCCCAGGCCCTTGAAGGCCGCGCCCGGCAGCCAGAGGTCTTCCAGGATGGTGGGCTCGCCGGCGAACGACAGCACGCGGCGCACCTGCACCACGGCGTCGGAGGTGCGCAACCCGAGCGCGCGGGCCACCTCGGCCGAGGCGCGCGTGCGCCGGCACTCCAGGATGGCGCGCTCGGCCGCGCCGCCGGCGTCGCGGTCGCCGTTGTCGGGCACCAGCTTGAGGAACCGGTACTGCACGTGCTGCTCGGCGTGCGTCGCCACGAAAGTGCCCTTGCCCTGGCGGCGCACCAGCAGGTTGTCGGCGGCCAGCTCGTCGATGGCCTTGCGCACCGTGCCCTGGCTGACGCGAAAGCGCGCGGCCAGGTCCATCTCGCTCGGGATGGCCTCGCCCGGCTTCCATTCGCCGGCCTGCAGGCTGCGCAGGATCAGGGTCTTGATCTGCTGGTACAGCGGGCTGAACGCCGGCCCCGCCAGGCCCGGCGCACTCTCGGCTGCGGTGTCGTCGATGGGGGGCAGGGCGGGCATGGCGCGTGGCGTTCCGGAAGGTCGATCATATCTTATATAAGACATAAGACAAGTTGACCCCGGCCATGGCGAGCGGGTACACTCGCCGACTGTCCCGCGCGTGCGCCGCTCCTGCCGGCGCAGCCTGCCGCGCTGCCGCCGCGACCCATCGATTGATCCACTTTCGGAGAACCTCCATGAGCAAGAAGCCCGTCCGCGTCGCCGTCACCGGCGCCGCCGGCCAGATCGGTTACGCCCTGCTGTTCCGCATCGCCTCCGGCGAGATGCTGGGCAAGGACCAGCCCGTGATCCTGCAGCTGCTCGAGATTCCGGATGAGAAGGCCCAAAAGGCGCTCAAGGGCGTGATGATGGAACTGGAGGACTGCGCGTTCCCGCTGCTGGCCGGCATGGAAGCCCACGCCGACCCGATGGCCGCCTTCAAGGACACCGACTACGCCCTGCTGGTGGGTGCCCGCCCGCGCGGCCCCGGCATGGAGCGCGCCGACCTGCTGGCCGCCAACGCCCAGATCTTCACCGCCCAGGGCAAGGCGCTGGACAAGGTGGCCTCGCGCAACGTCAAGGTGCTGGTGGTCGGCAACCCGGCCAACACCAACGCCTACATCGCCATGAAGAGCGCGCCTTCGCTGCCGCGCGAGAACTTCACGGCCATGCTGCGCCTGGACCACAACCGCGCCGCCTCGCAGATTGCTGCCAAGACCGGCGGCAAGGTCGGCGAGATCGAGAAGCTGACGGTGTGGGGCAACCACTCGCCCACCATGTACGCCGACTACCGCTTCGCCACCATCGGCGGCAAGAGCGTCAAGGACGCGATCAACGACCAGGTCTGGAACGCCGACGTGTTCCTGCCCACCGTGGGCAAGCGCGGCGCTGCCATCATCGAGGCGCGCGGCCTCTCGTCCGCCGCCTCGGCCGCCAATGCCGCCATCGACCACATGCGCGACTGGGCGCTGGGCAGCAACGGCAAGTGGGTCACCATGGGCGTGCCCTCCAACGGCGACTACGGCATCCCCAAGGACGTGATGTTCGGCTTCCCCGTCACCACCAAGGACGGCAAGTACGAGATCGTCAAGGGTCTCGAGATCGACGCCTTCAGCCAGGAGCGCATCAACAAGACGCTCCAGGAGCTGCAGGACGAGCAGGCCGGCGTCGCCCACCTGCTCTGATCGCGCGCCCGAGGTGAAGCAGCACCCCCGCGCGATCCTCCTCGGCGCCCAGGCGCGCACCGGCGGCCTGCCGGTGTGCGACCACTACAGCGGCGTCGAGGCGAGGATGCGCAAGAGCCTGCAGCTGCAGGCGGAGCTGGCGCAGGAGTTCGGCGCCTGTGTGTTCGACGTCTCGCTCGACTGCGAAGACGGCGCCCCGGTCGGCCGCGAGGCCGAGCACGCCGAGCTCGTCACCGAGCTGGTGCTGGGCGCCGCTGCCGGCGCCCGGGTGGCCGTGCGGGTCCATCCGGTGGACCACCCGGCCTTCGCGCAGGACGTGCAGACCATCGTCGGCCGCGCCGGCGCACGCCTGGCGCACGTGATGGTGCCCAAGGTGGAGTCCCTGCGCGATGTCGAGATCGCCGTGCGTGCGCTGGATGCCGCCGGTGCGCCGCAGCTGCCGCTGCATGCGCTGGTCGAGTCGCCGGCCGCGGTGCACCGGGCCTTCGACATCGCCGGCCATCCGCGCATCGAGTCGCTCAGCTTCGGGCTAATGGACTTCGTGTCGGCCCACGGCGGCGCCATCCCGGAAGAGGGCATGGGCGCACAGGGCCAGTTCACGCATCCGCTGGTCGTGCGCGCCAAGCTGGAGATCGCTTCGGCCTGCCACGCGCACGGCAAGGTGCCCTCGCACTGCGTGGTGACCGAGTTCAAGGATGCCCAGGCGATGGAGACCGCCGCCCGGCGCGCCAGGTCGGAGTTCGGCTACACCCGCATGTGGAGCATCCACCCGGACCAGATCCGGCCCATCCTGAAGGCGATGTCGCCCAGCGAAGGCGAGATCGCCCAGGCGGCGCGCCTGCTGCAGCAGGCCGAGAGCGCCGACTGGGCGCCGATCAGCTTCGACGGCAAGCTGCACGACCGCGCCAGCTACCGCTTCCACTGGCAGGTGCTGGAGCGCGCCCATGCCACCGGCGCGCGGCTGCCGGCGCAGGCGCAGCCCTGGTTTGCCGGACCCTGAAATCGACGACCCCCAGGAGACACCCATGCATCACCGTCTCGTTCCGGCCGCCCTGACTGCGTTGCTGCTCGCACTGGCCGCGCCCGCGATGGCCCAGTCGGCGTCGCCCGCGCCCGGCCAGGCCGCTGCCGCCAAGCCGGTTGCCAAGCCCGCCGCGAAGTCCGCGAAGAACGGCAAGAAACTGGCCCCCTCGGCGCAAAAGGCGGTCGAGGAGGTGACCCCGATCGACGACGATCCCAGCATCCAGATCAGCGATGCCGACCTGGAGATCGCGCGCCAGGTCTACGTCGGCGAGATGCCCTGCGAGCTCGGCGCCTCGGTGCGGGTGCGCGGTGCGCGCCGCGCCGGCCTGTTCGTCGTCACCACCAGGGGCCACCGCTTCCTGATGCACCCGGTGCACAGCCGCACCGGGGCGATCCGGCTGGAGGATCCCAAGCGCGGCGCCATGTGGCTGCAGCTGGGCAACAAGTCGATGCTGATGAGCCAGAAGCTGGGCCAGCGCCTGGCCGACGAATGCCAGAGCCCCGAGCAGGTCACCATGGCCGACGAACTCCGGCGCAACCCGCGGCCCAGCATCCTGGAGCCGCTGGCGCCGGCTTCGGCGCCCGTGGCCCCGACGCCCGCCGCCGCGTCGGCCCCGACCCCGGCCGCCGCCGCCGCCTCGGCCCCCACCCAGAACAACTGACCCGCATCCCAAGTACGGAGAATCCATGCTGCAAGCCTATGTGAACCACGTGGCCGAGCGCGCGGCGCTCGGCATCCCGCCGCTGCCGTTGACCGCGCAACAGACCGCGGAACTGATCGATCTGCTGAAGAAGCCCGGCACCGCCGAGGCCGACTTCCTGCTGGACCTGATCACGAACCGGGTGCCGGCCGGCGTGGACGATGCCGCCAAGGTCAAGGCCAGCTACCTGGCCGCCGTGGCGCACGGCAGCGAGAAGTGCCTGATCATCAGCCGCGCCAAGGCCATCGAGCTGCTGGGCACCATGCTGGGCGGCTACAACATCGGCCCGCTGATCGAGCTGCTGGACGACGCGGAGGTCGGCGCCGTCGCGGCCGAGGCGCTGAAGAAGACGCTGCTGATGTTCGACCAGTTCCACGACGTCAAGGAAAAGGCCGACAAGGGCAATGCCAACGCCAAGGCCGTGCTGCAAAGCTGGGCCGACGCCGAATGGTTCACCAGCCGCCCCGAAGTGCCCAAGAGCCTGACCGTCACCGTGTTCAAGGTGCCGGGCGAGACCAACACCGACGACCTGTCGCCGGCGCCGGACGCCTGGAGCCGCCCCGACATCCCGCTGCACGCGCTGGCCATGCTGAAGAACAAGCGCGAGGGCGCGCCGTTCCAGCCGGAGGAAGACGGCAAGCGCGGCCCCGTGAAGTTCCTGGAGGAGCTCAAGGCCAAGGGCCACGCCGTGGCCTACGTCGGCGACGTGGTCGGCACCGGTTCCTCGCGCAAGTCGGCCACCAACAGCGTGCTGTGGTGGACCGGCGAGGACATCCCGTTCGTGCCGAACAAGCGCTTCGGCGGGGTCTGCCTGGGCGGCAAGATCGCTCCGATCTTCTACAACACCATGGAAGACGCGGGCGCGCTGCCGATCGAGCTGGACGTCTCGAAGATGGAAATGGGCGACGTGATCGAGCTGCGCCCCTACGAAGGCCAGGCGCTGAAGAACGGCGCCGTGATCGCCACCTTCCAGGTCAAGAGCGAGGTGCTGTTCGACGAAGTGCGCGCCGGCGGTCGCATCCCGCTGATCATCGGTCGCGGCCTGACCGCCAAGGCGCGCGAGGCGCTGGGCCTGCCGCCGTCCACCCTGTTCCGGCTGCCGCAAGCGCCGCAGGACAGCGGCAAGGGCTTCACCCTGGCGCAGAAGATGGTGGGGCGCGCCTGCGGCCTGCCGGAAGGCCAGGGCATCCGCCCGGGCACCTACTGCGAGCCGAAGATGACCTCGGTGGGCTCGCAGGACACCACCGGCCCGATGACGCGCGACGAACTGAAGGACCTGGCCTGCCTGGGCTTCAGCGCCGACCTGGTGATGCAGTCGTTCTGCCACACCGCCGCCTATCCGAAGCCGGTGGACGTGAAGATGCACCACGAGCTGCCGGACTTCATCTCCACCCGCGGCGGCGTCGCGCTGCGACCGGGCGACGGCGTGATCCACAGCTGGCTCAACCGCCTGCTGCTGCCCGACACCGTGGGCACCGGCGGCGATTCGCACACGCGCTTCCCGATCGGCATCAGCTTCCCGGCCGGCTCCGGCCTGGTGGCCTTCGCCGCTGCCACCGGCGTGATGCCGCTGGACATGCCCGAGAGCGTGCTGGTGCGCTTCAAGGGCCAGATGCAGCCGGGCGTCACGCTGCGCGACCTGGTCAACGCGATCCCGCTGTACGCCATCAAGCAGGGCCTGCTGACGGTGGCCAAGGCCGGCAAGAAGAACATCTTCTCCGGCCGCATCCTCGAGATCGAGGGTCTGCCCGACCTGAAGGTGGAGCAGGCGTTCGAGCTGTCCGACGCCTCGGCCGAGCGCTCGGCCGCCGCCTGCACAGTGCACCTGAACAAGGAGCCGATCGTCGAGTACATCACCAGCAACGTCACCTTGATGCGCTGGATGATCGCCAACGGCTACGCCGACGCCCGCACCCTGGGCCGCCGCATCGCGGCGCAGGAAGCCTGGCTGAAGGACCCGCAACTGCTCAAGGCCGACGCCGACGCCGAGTACGCGGCGGTGATCGAGATCGACCTGGCCGACATCACCGAGCCGATCGTGGCCTGCCCGAACGACCCGGATGACGTGAAGACGCTGTCCGACGTGGCCGGCGCGAAGATCGACGAGGTCTTCATTGGCTCGTGCATGACCAACATCGGCCACTTCCGCGCCGCGTCCAAGCTGCTGGAGGGCAAGCGCGACATCCCGGTCAAGCTGTGGGTGGCGCCGCCGACCAAGATGGACCAGAAGCAGCTCACCGAGGAAGGCCACTACGGCGTGCTCGGCACGGCCGGCGCCCGCATGGAGATGCCCGGCTGCTCGCTGTGCATGGGCAACCAGGCGCAGGTCAAGGAAGGTGCGACCGTGTTCTCCACCTCGACCCGCAACTTCCCCAACCGGCTGGGCAAGAACAGCAACGTCTACCTGGGCAGCGCCGAGCTGGCCGCCATCTGCTCGCGCCTGGGCCGCATTCCCACGCGCGAGGAGTACATGGCCGACATCGGCGTGATCAACGCCAACGGCGACAAGATCTACCAGTACATGAACTTCGACCGCATCGACGACTTCCGCAAGGTCGCCGACACGGTGCCGGCGTAAGCGCCTCGGCGCCCGCGTCAAGAACGGCCCTGCGGGGCCGTTTTTTCGTTCACACCAGCACTTCGCAGTGCTCGCCGATGGTGGGGCGCTCGCCGCTCACGGCGGCGGCCGCCAGCTTGAACAACTGGGTCGGCTTGCTCTCGCGGATGTCCCAGAACTCGGCGTGGGTGATGTGCACCTCCACCAGTTCCAGCTCGGGGTCGTCCGGGCCGCCAGGGAACCAGGCCTTGGCCAGCGGGTTGAACAGGCGCCGTCGCGCGTCGGCGTCGTCGCTGATCGTCGCCTGGCCGCTGACCGAGACGTAGTGGTCCTGGTGCGGGTCGGCGTAGGAGACATTGACGTTGCCGTCCATGCGCAGCCGCTGGCCCAGCTCGGTGCGGCGCGAGATGAAGAAGTACAGGATCGCCTGCTCGCCCAGCCCCTGGTTCAAGGTGGTGAGCGGGTGGGCATGCAGCGCGCCGTCGCCGTGCCGGTGCGTCAGCATGCCGAACCGGATGTCCTTGATCATCTCCCACAGGCGCTGGTGGGGGGTCTTGTCCTTGCTCATGGGTGTTCCTTCAACCGCTTGGGCGGGTCGTCGCCGCCATCCTGCGGCGGCCCGCTCATCCGCGGCGTCGGAAGCCTCCGCCGCCCCCTGTGCGCCGGCTCCGACACCCGCCTGCGCCGACCGCCGCCGTGGCGGCCCGGTCCGGCGGACCGCCCACTTCCCTTAGCATGCGCCGTTCCATCCGGCGAAGGCCCTTCATGTTCAAGTCGTTCTTCCTCACCCGCCGCTGGCTGCCCTGGTCGCTGCTGGGCACGGCCGTGATCCTGTTCGCCACCTGGTACCGGGTGGAACTGGACGTGCAGATCAACGAGTGGTTCGGCAGCTTCTACGACCTGGTGCAGAAGGCGC
The sequence above is a segment of the Ramlibacter tataouinensis genome. Coding sequences within it:
- the acnB gene encoding bifunctional aconitate hydratase 2/2-methylisocitrate dehydratase; the protein is MLQAYVNHVAERAALGIPPLPLTAQQTAELIDLLKKPGTAEADFLLDLITNRVPAGVDDAAKVKASYLAAVAHGSEKCLIISRAKAIELLGTMLGGYNIGPLIELLDDAEVGAVAAEALKKTLLMFDQFHDVKEKADKGNANAKAVLQSWADAEWFTSRPEVPKSLTVTVFKVPGETNTDDLSPAPDAWSRPDIPLHALAMLKNKREGAPFQPEEDGKRGPVKFLEELKAKGHAVAYVGDVVGTGSSRKSATNSVLWWTGEDIPFVPNKRFGGVCLGGKIAPIFYNTMEDAGALPIELDVSKMEMGDVIELRPYEGQALKNGAVIATFQVKSEVLFDEVRAGGRIPLIIGRGLTAKAREALGLPPSTLFRLPQAPQDSGKGFTLAQKMVGRACGLPEGQGIRPGTYCEPKMTSVGSQDTTGPMTRDELKDLACLGFSADLVMQSFCHTAAYPKPVDVKMHHELPDFISTRGGVALRPGDGVIHSWLNRLLLPDTVGTGGDSHTRFPIGISFPAGSGLVAFAAATGVMPLDMPESVLVRFKGQMQPGVTLRDLVNAIPLYAIKQGLLTVAKAGKKNIFSGRILEIEGLPDLKVEQAFELSDASAERSAAACTVHLNKEPIVEYITSNVTLMRWMIANGYADARTLGRRIAAQEAWLKDPQLLKADADAEYAAVIEIDLADITEPIVACPNDPDDVKTLSDVAGAKIDEVFIGSCMTNIGHFRAASKLLEGKRDIPVKLWVAPPTKMDQKQLTEEGHYGVLGTAGARMEMPGCSLCMGNQAQVKEGATVFSTSTRNFPNRLGKNSNVYLGSAELAAICSRLGRIPTREEYMADIGVINANGDKIYQYMNFDRIDDFRKVADTVPA
- a CDS encoding pyridoxamine 5'-phosphate oxidase family protein; this translates as MSKDKTPHQRLWEMIKDIRFGMLTHRHGDGALHAHPLTTLNQGLGEQAILYFFISRRTELGQRLRMDGNVNVSYADPHQDHYVSVSGQATISDDADARRRLFNPLAKAWFPGGPDDPELELVEVHITHAEFWDIRESKPTQLFKLAAAAVSGERPTIGEHCEVLV